The region AGCTTGAAAATAATGATTTAGCTTCTTGGCCGTGGCATCCACCGCGAATATGGCCTTCTCTGTGGGTGAGTATCTAAGCTCGGCACCTCGGAGGGCCTTGCTTACGTAATAAACAGGCCTCTAGGTTCCCGCGTCGTCCCGGACCAACACCGAGCTGATCGCGGCTTGTGATATTCCCAAGTATAGATATAAGATCTCCCCTTTTCCGAGCTTGGCCAAGGGTGGAAAAGACATCAAATAGGCCTTGAGGTCGTCGAAGGCTTTTTGACATGCGGCCGACCACTCAAAGCCGTTGCTCTTCTTGAGGACCCCGAAGAAAGGTAGGGACCTCTCGGCCGACCTTGAGAGGAAGCGGCCGAGGGCGGCCAGCTGACCATTGAGGCGCTGGACCTCGCGGAGGGACCTCGGAGGTTCCATATCCAGAATGGCCTTGACCTTATCGAGGTTGGGCTCTATGCCTCTCTTGGAGACCATATAACCTAAAACTCTTCCCCCGTGCACCCCGAAGGTACACTTCTTAGGGTTCAGATGCAAATCAAACTTCCGCATTATTGAAAATACCTCTATTAGGTCGTCCATGTGGAGGTCGGCCTCGGCACTCTTCACAATCATGTCGTCGACGTAGGCTTGAAGGTTCCGACCGAGGACTTTCTTGAAGACTTTGGCGACCATCCTCGTGTAGGTTGCCCCGAAGTTCTTGAATCCAAATGCCATTACTCGGTAGCAAAAGACCCCCTCCGGGGTGGTGAAGGCCATCTTCTCCTCGTCGGCCTCGTGCATGAATATCTGATGATAACCTCGAAATGCGTCAAGGAAGCCCATCAGCGCGCACCCTGCCGTCTCGTCCACCAGCTGGTCAATGTTGGGCAGCGGGAACGAATCCATGGGGCACGCCTTGTTGAGGTCGGTGTAGTCCACGCACATCCTCCGGGTCGGCGGCTTGGGTGCGAGGACCACGTTTGCAAGCCACTCGGTGTACAACACTTCCCGAATGTGTCCTATCTCGAGGAGGGTGTCGACCTCCTTCTTTACGAAATCGCGCCTCTCCGCCGAGAGATACCTCTTCTTTTGTTGTACCGGCTTGACGGTGGGGTCTACCGCCAATTTGTGGGTGATGACTTCGCGGTCGAGGCCTGGCATGTCCTCGGGGCCCCATGCGAATACGTCCTTGAATTGTCGGATGACCTCGACTATCCGACCTCGAAGGTCGGCCGGTAGCCCCGTTCCGACCTTGAAAACTCGCTCGGGTCGGCCGAGGTCCAACACGACCTCCTCGGTTTCGACTACGGGTTCGGCTCGGGGCCGACCTTCTTCGCCTTGTAGCGCCTTTTCGCCGATAGTGTGTACCTGGAGGTCTCTTTTGCCGATCTGGCGACATGCTTTCAGGTAGCAACTCCGGCTGACCTTCTAATCTCCTCTTGCTACACCGACCCCGGTGGGGGTGGGGAACTTCAGACATAGATGCTCCATGGATATGATGCTTCGGAGGTCTTCCAAGGCGGGCCGGTCGAGAATGATGTTGTGAGCGCATTCGATCTTGACGACCACAAACTCGACCTCCCACCTCTTGACATGCGGCGCGGTGCCTATCTCAACCTCGAGGTTAATGGAGCCCTCCGTCTCGATCGAGTCTCCCGTGAACCCGGACAGCGGGGTTCTTACCGGTGCCAACTGCTTCCTTGTCAGGCCGAGCTTAGTGAATTCTTCATAATACATGTCGTTCACGGAGCTCCTTGTGTCCACCAATACCCGGTGGACGATAGTGTTGTTGATGTCCAAGGTGATCACCAAGGCATCACGGTGTGGTAAAGGTCCGTCTGGAAGGTCGTCATCCGTGAAGATGATAGGCTCCCTCCTCTGCTTCTTCTCGTGCGGTTGACGGACGACCTCCCCTACGTAGAGGTTCCGAGCCCATTTCTTCCTTTCTGATTGCGTGTCTCCTCCTTCAGGACCACCAAAGATGACATGGATGACCTGTTTTTTTGGGGGGTGGGGCTCGCCCGATTCCCTCTCCTCCTCCTCGGTGAGCTGGTCGAGCTCCCTCTTGCGCGACCCGGAAGCGGGTGGCTCGGAACCACCCTTCTTCTTCCACACGTTGCCCGGGCCTTGAGGTCGGCCCTGCCCCGACCTCTTGACGTATTGGCCGAGGTAGCCCCTCTAGATAAGTTCCTCGATCTGCCTCTTCAGAACCATGTACTCATCTGTGTCGTGTCCTTGCTGTCTATGGAAACGGCAACATTTGTTCGGGTCTGCGTTAGGTGACACCTTCAAACATTCAGCCGGGTATGATACGATGCCCATGACCTCGGCGTGCTCCAGGACGGCACTCACAGTATGTGTTAAGGGAGTGAGGTAGCGCAACAGGGCCAATCGCGGCCCCCCTGGCGTGAGGGCCTTGGCGCACGGTGTTCGTCTTGGGGTGCCTTGTCTCGCCGACCTCgctcctcctccttcttcttcttctcggcTTCCTCCGCCTCGGCGAACCTCGCTGCCCGGTCTAGTAACGCAACATACGTCTTTGGACGATTTTGGACAAGGTCGCGGTGGAAAGGTCCCGATCTGACGTTGCCGGTGAAGATCGGTATGGCCGCTTTCTCATCGAAATTTTCGACCGACCTTGCCTCCTTCTTCCATCTGGTGAGGTAGTCGGTTAGCGTCTTCGTGCTCCCCTGTTCGAACTTACACATACTGGCAAACTGCTTCTTCTTCAGAATGTTGTTGGCGTAGTACGACAAGAATTTCCCTGAGAGATCCGCAAAGGTTGAGATGGATTTCTCGGGTAAAGTAGTGAACCAGTCTTGCGCTTGGCCGTCGAGTGTTGCAAAAAAGCCCCGGCACATGACGGCGTCACTTGCACCCGTCATCATGATGGCGGCCCGATGCCTGTGGAGGTGGGATCGGGGGTCGGCCGACCCCGTATAAGCCTTGCGGTTGGGACTCGGAAGTCCCTCGGTAGCGGTTCCGCCATGACATCGTCTGTGAAGGGGGAGGTGATGTTGTAGTATTTTGCGATgagggtgaatgtgaaggtggaagGGTGAcaaaacgaagagtcaaaactccccgagtgtcgtgtctctcaaggatggcgaatgggaatcaaattagtgtgttggcatctaagaggttgaagagaaagagttacgggaatggctaggggttggattcattggtaaaaaGGGGAAGATTGATAAtggttgtgataaaaataaatggaaagacggagatcgggaccttaggcttctctatgtggtctatctttgtatgatttcgtgagctagagatgtggattagactagggagttcatggcacatcaccaagtggcgtcacactttggactcccacatcctcattcggttggggcatttcatcgaacactttgtctaccactcctctcggatcttgtcctttcggactaagagcggagatgtgggtgagtgagactcgtgagtggccgctatcgcgcacacactcacttcctttgagtttgctacctaaggtgcacacttaggcacaaagcagtatgaacatcatccacacaagatcatcatccaacaatcaaaaagctcacatttaatctagcaatttatatcaaacatccacatagattaaccttggggccaccaatcccctttctaatctactctagcataataaagaaacaagaagaaatgaaaaactcaAGAAAGCAAGTATTGAATTAAGATATTAAGAGAGAAGTTACCATCCAAAAGAATAGATTCTTTTACACCTTGTTCTTGGAAttccaatcttcattcttgttCTTGAATTGAATCTAATCTAACAAGAAAAGGTGTTTttccccaagaggggagaaaaaccCCAAGAAAACCTAATCGAAAACTATTCTATGGCTAAAATCTGCTTTTATCTACTACTATCTACTGCCTAGGGCTTGGGATAATGAtccttatatagggggaacaaaataggggcaagatggACAATTTTCGCGCAGCAGAATTTTAGGGTAAaacagggctctcgacgcgtcgagccctcaaGGAATTTCCGAGAAAATGCTACGGCacactctcgacgcgtcgagccttgatgCTTCAACGATATcgccacgcgtggtggagggcgtggggagcttctggaatgattccacgcccctccacacgcgtgtgaggctacgtgggaggctcctgcttcatggtttcttcattttctgctcagttttggccttaagtcctcccttttgctgtagaataccttaaaaacatcttccatgatCGTGTTAGTggtttttggtcacatctgagtcttaatgcatgaaattcttataaaatgggtaataaactatacaattctaacccgtaaatgacccctaaaataagctattcttggtgcttatcaggaGGTCAACACCTCCTGAGGTTCCGGGGACCCCTCGCGTGCTTCCAACTTACGCTGGAGCTCATCCATCCGCCTTCGTAAGTGTTCCATCTCGCTGTTGTGAGAGCTCGAGGGTCGGCCACGAGTCTTCCCGGATTGCTCTATACCCGAGGCTTGAGCCCGCCGAGGTTGCGCGAGAGGCTCAAGGCTCAGGGCCCTTCGCGAAGATGACCCCTCGGCGGGTGCTTCGTTGGGGGATCCGAAATCAAGGCGTTCGTGGATTTGGACCCGTGTGCTTAATCGTCCGAAAGCGGACTTGGTAGCCCAAACCGGGCGGACTCCTCCTGTCTCGCGTTGCGCAGGCCGACCTCGAGGGGCCTCGTCTCCTCCCCTCCTTGCTGAGGGTCGAGGTGAATCGACCTCCTGGCCGATGTGCGTTTCGGGTGTGCGAGGTCGACGGGTGCTCGAACCCTCATCCCGCCTTGACGGACCGGGGGAAAGAGCCACGAGGTTGCCTTGAAGCCCATCTAAGATCTGCGTCAACACGGTGGTGGCTTGCCGAAGCGCGGCCATCCCCTCCTAGAAGCCCGGGGCTGGAGGTGGAGGGGCGGGGTCGGCCCGACCTGACGGTTGTTGTTGAGGACGTCCCGGAGGTCGCCGACCGACCCCATGGGCAGGGTTTGGCGACTCGCCGTCACGTTAGGTTCACCGGCACGGGAGGGAGCGCGGTTACCACGTGAGCCGTGGGAGTTGCCAGAGTTGGATCCAAATCTTGCCATAGCTAGTGGAATAGCACGCTCGAGCTTGTACGTCGAGCTCTAAAAGAAAGCActaatgatggatttaattaacccgtgtagcccgaatcaataaacccgataaGATTATAGGGGGTATGACAAGTATAGATCAAAGTGTACCTCAAAGGTACTTTTATATATTGATCAAATGATAAAGCTATTACAAGATTGGTAATAACAGGACAAAGATGTCGTTAGGACAAAGAAGTGGAAGATGTCTTGTTTGGACAACATTGCATGTTTATATACTAGTTGTGGGCCTAACCAACCGGAGAAAATCCCTTGAGCGGGCTTGGACCGCCTCCTACGCCGGAAAGACCGCGTCAAACCACAACCCGGGAGTCTTGGGCCGAGCACAGAGCTCGTCCCCGAAGACCTCCAGAGGTCGGCCCAGCTGACCTCGCGGAGGTCGGCCCTAGGCCGAATGGACCCGGGTCTAGCTCCCGGGTCGGGTGATTCTTGACCCGTGCTCCATGCTAACTTCGTGGCGGGTCCGGGTATGATTTATCCATCAAAATCAATCCTTAAATTGGTTGTGCTTAACTATTTGGTTATCTACAATCTCTTCGAGAGGCTAATCTTCACCATTGACAACATTCTGCTAATTCTCTAAGTGGAAATTTAACCTCTCCACAGGTGGGGATCGATAACGTATTAACTATCCAAATAGCTGCCACGTGACTTCTCATACTGATATACAACAACAATCGTATTGCATGTTAATCACATAGACCAAATCACCATTGAGAGCATTCACTGAACTACTCATGAAATCTGCCGTGACCTTATCATTTCCTTTGTTCACgtatttgaataaatatttaatagacCTAGACTAGTTGCACCATTCAACGTTAATATGTGCGCGATATTTTAGGAGCAGATATTTATTATGTGCGACAACGTAAAGGTTATCAAGTTCGATTTCACTTTTACTGATTGTGCGCCCATTGTAGATCGGGTAACCATCTTTATCCAAAATAGTATGAGTAACATGTTTTTTTACtacatttatattaaaaaggaaggaaaatttatgactgcattttatacaaaaaaaatagcTGCGTAGGCTatcagaaaaataaattttctcaCCATTAAATATCGGATGAACTGGACTAAAAGTTGAAGAACCAACAGTTGTTTGCAATAccattagggatggcaatgggtcggctcggggagggctacatccatcacccgacccaccttactttttctccacccacccccacccccacccccaacccgcatGGGTGTACTTTTTTAGAACCCATCCCCACCCCCATCGGGTGCGAGTGCCCACTACGGATACCTaccacttatcaacttattagttttttcaaaaactaatatcagaattacttacacataattaaacaataaaattcattagttatactaaaacataaaataataaaaatattctaatataataactaaattgttaatttttaaaaataaatttagtagtttagatataaaaatagtaaaaaattacccaaaattATTGAaccttttataattaactatatactagtactacttattttactattatatatatgtatacacacatggTGGATCATGTGGGGTGCTAGGCggattttgtacataaaacTCGAATCCAACCAACCCACCGCGAGTTTACATTTTAAGACCCACCCcgacccaccacccactatcacccaaaaaatccAATCCATGCGGGGTGGACTCTAGTGGATATCTGTGGGGCGGATTGAAATTACCGTCCCTAAATACcaactcattttctaaaaaacaaaaaatgataagtATTTAGACAATTCTCATACAATGATTCGTACTCTAAATACACAACTATGAATGCattcctatttgtaatattaaatcttatatattaatatcatatatattatttggtttgctAACCACTACAATACTTTTgggaaataataaaatcaaataagtacataacaattaacacattaattggagtaaatcaataatttaaaacaacaatcaaaatttgtatataataaaatgtaaaggttattacaaataatttaatttgagttgtattaccaTTTCTAGACATAATAATAGGTGTACTTGGAGAGCAAACCGTAAATCCATCGTACAATGCTTCACTATCGGTCACTGCAATTATTTATACCCGAGGgaggaaaattacaaattagattttatttaaataaaagttcTCCTTCTTgcgaaaaaaataataataataaaaataagttgttgaaaatattatttatttattattaatgttattattattattacccaAGTTGGTAGAGGTCAATTCCTACACCTTGTCTATTTAGAGTAGTGAAATTATTATCGATTACAACAAATAAGAGATATGTATTTAggttaaataaaacaattatttgaCATAACACACATCTCAAAATGAAGAACTTTTGTTTGTgtctatattttattaatataaaaatatatgacaACTTTTATATAGACACGGTCAAAGATTTAtgcaatagtaaaaaaaaaaaaaaaaagcatcaagacatcataaataaaaatcacaaaaaatcaCTCAAGTCTTGGACAAGGCattattctaaataaaaatCACAGGAATCACTCAAGTCTTGAATGTTTCTCCCTAGCATAGTGATTGTCAACATTTGAGGGAGGCAAATTAAACTATATTCTACTGAATTGCCAGATTCTCCAAAggcaaggatttttttttactactggTAATTGATGAAGTTAAATTATCTTCACAAATAGATGCAACAGTATAGACAAATAGATGCAACAGTGTAGGTCGTTGGCATTCCTCCCCGGTCTTGGGGCTGGCATCTAAGTTCAACTGCAAAAGTTAgtgtataaaattttttttagaattgttGAAAATCAAAGCCatcatttctattttttgtttatgttaAAGAAAACAACTTATCCACATGACAATTAAACATTGTACCTTCAATTCTATCTGTCCCATCAAATAGCTCAACAATTAATCTATATCtgtaatacacacacacacacacataaatctATATGACTCATGATTACTATGAGATAATAATACTATAAATATGTGTATAACTATGTTGAGAAATCATGATTTTACTTTTTGATAGAAATTGCATTTACATGACCACAAAACATGCAACGGAATTGAATACCTTCATCACAATTATTAATCTTCTTATCGCAATAGTTGCAACCAATGTAGTAGGTTGGATTTCCGTTGTCTATGAGTGTGATCTTCGATTTAACCCAGACTACTTTTGACTTGATTTTTTAACacaagcaaaataaaaataaaaataaaaataaaaataaaaataaaagtgggtaaagaagttgaaaagaaaatttaaacaattaaagaGTGACTTTAGTGGAATgactttttcaaatttgaaattggTGATATTTATTGATCAAGAGGGTTGTCAATGCACTTACAACATTGTTATGTGTTTTTTGAGCAATCAATCTTTCAATAGCAAAAAAAATTAGACTTTTCCCTATAAACAACACAGAATCATTTATGATGCAGAACAAATGGGACATTTGAATGAAAAAAGATGAATTTAGTTTACCATTCTTTAAGGTTATCGACGCATTTAGCCAAACAGATTCACTTCTACACCAGAGTTAGTTCTTGTAGATAAGGAAATTCCTATTTAATATGTTAAACATGTAGTTTGTTATTGATATTGATTgaagataataataaatatgaattacaattaattaattgataaaaaaaatgttcatataTGCCGCAAAAGTTTATCATTTCTAATAAGTAGATTTAAGACTTTATCATGTTACTGATATTCTTAtcgaaataataaatattaataagtaTACATACAAACCTTGATATGGGGTAACTATAATCTTTCTTCCAAGA is a window of Ipomoea triloba cultivar NCNSP0323 chromosome 11, ASM357664v1 DNA encoding:
- the LOC115995952 gene encoding uncharacterized protein LOC115995952, encoding MTGASDAVMCRGFFATLDGQAQDWFTTLPEKSISTFADLSGKFLSYYANNILKKKQFASMCKFEQGSTKTLTDYLTRWKKEARSVENFDEKAAIPIFTGNVRSGPFHRDLVQNRPKTYVALLDRAARFAEAEEAEKKKKEEERGRRDKRGYLGQYVKRSGQGRPQGPGNVWKKKGGSEPPASGSRKRELDQLTEEEERESGEPHPPKKQVIHVIFGGPEGGDTQSERKKWARNLYVGEVVRQPHEKKQRREPIIFTDDDLPDGPLPHRDALVITLDINNTIVHRVLVDTRSSVNDMYYEEFTKLGLTRKQLAPVRTPLSGFTGDSIETEGSINLEVEIGTAPHVKRWEVEFVVVKIECAHNIILDRPALEDLRSIISMEHLCLKFPTPTGVGVARGD